The Candidatus Paceibacterota bacterium genome window below encodes:
- a CDS encoding ABC transporter permease, with translation MHTIYILWLRQLKRYFRSKARIVGSLGQPILFLLAFGFGFGPVFAKAGGGNYMEFLAPGIVAMGILFTAVFSGIEIIWDKQFGFLKETLAAPVSRFNIMIGRTLGGATVAVIQGVIVFLLAVLFGFKIENFLLLPMVFLFMFLIALLFTALGTAIASFLEDMQGFQLIMNFVVMPIFFLSGSIFPVDQLPGVLSSIIKLNPLFYGIDGIRQSLTNIGSMSLFTDLSVLTVVTLIFVVIGAISFSKIEI, from the coding sequence ATGCACACTATATACATATTATGGCTCCGCCAATTAAAAAGATATTTTCGCTCAAAAGCGAGAATTGTCGGCTCCTTGGGCCAGCCCATTCTTTTCCTCTTGGCTTTTGGTTTCGGTTTTGGTCCGGTTTTTGCCAAAGCGGGAGGTGGCAACTATATGGAATTTTTGGCCCCTGGTATAGTGGCCATGGGCATTTTGTTTACAGCCGTCTTTTCTGGCATAGAAATCATTTGGGACAAGCAGTTTGGTTTTTTGAAAGAAACCCTGGCTGCCCCAGTTTCTCGTTTCAATATCATGATCGGCCGCACACTCGGCGGGGCCACGGTGGCCGTCATTCAGGGCGTGATAGTTTTTCTGCTGGCCGTTTTGTTTGGCTTCAAGATTGAAAACTTTTTGCTCCTGCCAATGGTTTTCCTTTTTATGTTTTTGATAGCGTTGCTTTTTACGGCTCTCGGTACGGCTATCGCCAGTTTTTTGGAGGACATGCAGGGCTTTCAGCTCATCATGAACTTTGTCGTCATGCCTATCTTTTTCCTTTCGGGCTCCATTTTTCCAGTTGATCAGCTGCCTGGAGTCCTTTCTAGCATTATTAAGCTCAACCCTCTCTTTTATGGAATAGACGGGATTCGCCAAAGCCTGACCAATATTGGCTCCATGTCTCTCTTCACGGATCTGTCAGTTTTGACGGTGGTCACCTTGATTTTTGTGGTGATTGGCGCAATTTCATTTTCAAAAATTGAAATTTAG